One Chitinophagaceae bacterium C216 genomic window carries:
- the xsa_2 gene encoding Xylosidase/arabinosidase, producing MKRVIFVLMGFMTVMGLYGQKQTSGNPIFPGWYADPEVAVFKKQYWIFPTYSDVYEKQVFLDAFSSDDLVHWKKHPRIVDTAAIKWAKRAMWAPAIVEKDNKYFLFFAANDIQNDNEIGGIGIAVADKPEGPYKDYLGKPLIDKFYNGAQPIDQFVFKDSDGQYYMYYGGWRHCNVVKLKDDFTGFIPFEDGSIYKEVTPEKYVEGPFMFIRNGKYYFMWSEGGWTGPDYSVAYAIADSPLGPFKRIGKILEQDTTIATGAGHHSVLQIPGKEEYYIVYHRRPITETHGNSRVVCIDKMEFDENGLIKPVVITREGVKPVKLK from the coding sequence ATGAAAAGAGTAATATTCGTTTTGATGGGTTTTATGACAGTCATGGGTTTGTATGGCCAAAAACAAACTTCCGGAAATCCTATTTTTCCGGGCTGGTATGCCGATCCTGAAGTAGCGGTGTTTAAAAAGCAATACTGGATTTTTCCCACTTATTCGGATGTTTATGAGAAGCAGGTATTTCTGGATGCTTTTTCGTCAGACGATTTAGTGCATTGGAAGAAGCATCCGCGAATAGTAGATACTGCAGCTATTAAATGGGCCAAGCGTGCTATGTGGGCACCTGCGATAGTAGAAAAAGACAATAAATATTTTTTATTCTTTGCTGCTAATGATATTCAAAATGATAATGAAATAGGAGGCATAGGTATTGCTGTGGCAGACAAGCCGGAAGGACCGTACAAAGATTATCTGGGAAAGCCATTGATTGATAAATTTTACAACGGGGCGCAACCTATCGATCAGTTTGTATTTAAAGATAGTGATGGACAGTATTACATGTACTACGGAGGTTGGCGTCATTGCAATGTAGTCAAGCTTAAAGATGATTTTACCGGTTTTATTCCCTTTGAAGATGGAAGTATTTATAAAGAGGTAACCCCAGAGAAATACGTGGAAGGTCCCTTTATGTTTATACGTAACGGAAAATATTATTTTATGTGGTCTGAAGGAGGGTGGACGGGTCCGGATTACAGCGTGGCATATGCGATAGCCGATTCGCCCTTAGGCCCTTTTAAAAGAATAGGCAAAATTTTGGAGCAGGATACAACCATAGCCACCGGAGCCGGGCACCATTCAGTGTTGCAGATACCAGGTAAGGAGGAATATTATATTGTGTATCACCGCCGGCCTATTACGGAAACCCACGGAAATTCTCGTGTTGTATGTATTGATAAGATGGAGTTTGATGAAAACGGACTTATTAAACCGGTGGTCATTACCCGGGAAGGTGTAAAACCTGTGAAATTAAAATAA
- the mqnA gene encoding Chorismate dehydratase: MEEKIRVGIVSYLNSRPLIYGLQRLPIKDKITLIEEYPALLADMLQKGNIDVGLVPVAIIPELPQSYICGNYCIGSVGDVASVALFSEVPVQQVETIYLDYQSRSSVKLLQWLVQHYWKINPKYVEAQNEDYIQQIRGNTAALIIGDRALKYRSQAQYIYDLAGEWKAATGLPFVFAAWVSSRPLPEAFIQEFDEANSYGLLHIDEIAQAHNNGVYDLKKYYSQDLSYELDAEKRKGLELFLNTISK, translated from the coding sequence GTGGAAGAAAAGATAAGAGTTGGTATTGTAAGTTATTTAAACTCCCGTCCCCTTATATATGGCTTACAACGCCTACCCATCAAAGATAAAATAACGCTGATAGAAGAATATCCAGCTTTGCTAGCCGACATGCTCCAAAAAGGGAACATAGATGTAGGTTTGGTGCCTGTGGCAATTATTCCGGAGTTGCCTCAGAGCTACATCTGCGGTAACTATTGCATTGGTTCGGTAGGAGATGTCGCTTCCGTAGCGCTGTTCAGCGAGGTGCCTGTGCAGCAGGTCGAAACTATCTATTTGGACTACCAAAGCCGCTCTTCGGTAAAATTGTTGCAATGGCTGGTACAACATTACTGGAAGATCAATCCGAAGTACGTAGAGGCCCAAAATGAAGATTATATTCAGCAAATAAGGGGTAATACAGCAGCCCTCATCATAGGCGACAGAGCGCTGAAATACCGAAGCCAGGCCCAATATATTTATGACTTGGCCGGAGAATGGAAAGCCGCAACCGGATTGCCTTTCGTTTTTGCGGCCTGGGTTAGCTCACGTCCTTTACCGGAAGCCTTTATTCAAGAGTTTGATGAAGCCAATAGTTACGGATTACTGCATATAGACGAGATTGCCCAAGCACATAATAACGGAGTATATGATTTAAAGAAATATTATTCTCAGGATTTGAGTTACGAACTGGACGCCGAAAAAAGAAAAGGTCTTGAGCTTTTTCTCAATACTATTTCTAAATAA
- the prfC gene encoding Peptide chain release factor 3 has translation MKFHDEIMRRRTFAIISHPDAGKTTLTEKFLLFGGAIQVAGAVKSNKIKKSATSDFMEIERQRGISVATSVMTFEYQNILINLLDTPGHKDFAEDTYRTLTAVDSVILVVDSVNGVEEQTRRLMEVCRMRDTPVIVFINKLDRDGKNRFDLLEEIEKELKIQLHPMTWPINSGKDFKGVYNIHDKSLRLFAPNTKADEEDVIATTDINDPILDEKLGDRDAAILREDVELVDGVNGPLNVDDYLKGKVSPVFFGSAINNFGVKELLDTFITIAPPPQGRDTTARRVDAEESKLSGFVFKIHANLDPKHRDRIAFFRVCSGKFERNKYFHHVRLNKKLRFSNPYSFMARDKSVIEDAYAGDVVGLFDTGNFKIGDTLTEGEEFYFTGIPSFSPEIFKEVVNKDPLKTKQLERGLLQLTDEGVAQLFTQFGGTKKIIGCVGELQFEVIQYRLLHEYGASVEFRALPFYKACWITSKDPKKLDDFTKFKQANVAEDKDGALVYLAQSEWFLNTEITNNPDIEFHFSSEIHKTGPNF, from the coding sequence ATGAAGTTTCACGACGAGATAATGAGAAGGCGTACATTCGCCATTATCAGCCACCCTGATGCGGGAAAAACCACCCTCACGGAAAAATTTCTGCTTTTTGGTGGCGCCATACAGGTTGCCGGGGCCGTAAAAAGCAACAAAATAAAAAAGTCTGCCACCTCCGATTTTATGGAAATCGAGCGGCAACGTGGTATTTCCGTTGCTACCTCGGTAATGACCTTTGAGTACCAAAACATTTTAATCAACCTCTTAGATACACCGGGACACAAAGACTTTGCAGAAGATACCTACCGCACCCTAACTGCTGTAGACAGTGTAATTTTAGTAGTCGACAGTGTGAATGGTGTGGAAGAGCAGACACGCCGCCTTATGGAAGTATGCCGGATGCGCGATACTCCTGTAATCGTGTTCATCAACAAACTGGACCGAGATGGTAAAAACCGATTCGACCTACTGGAGGAAATTGAAAAAGAATTGAAAATACAATTGCATCCTATGACCTGGCCCATTAACAGTGGTAAGGATTTCAAGGGTGTGTACAATATTCATGATAAAAGTCTGCGGCTTTTTGCCCCTAATACCAAGGCTGATGAGGAGGATGTTATTGCCACCACAGATATCAATGATCCTATTTTGGATGAAAAACTGGGCGATAGAGATGCGGCAATACTCCGAGAAGACGTAGAACTGGTAGATGGTGTGAACGGCCCATTGAATGTAGATGATTATTTAAAAGGAAAGGTATCTCCTGTATTCTTTGGAAGCGCCATCAACAATTTTGGAGTAAAAGAGCTATTGGACACTTTCATAACCATTGCACCGCCACCGCAAGGCCGTGATACCACAGCTCGCAGAGTGGATGCAGAAGAATCTAAGCTAAGTGGGTTTGTATTCAAAATACATGCTAATCTAGACCCCAAGCATCGCGACCGTATCGCCTTTTTTAGGGTTTGCAGTGGAAAGTTTGAGCGTAACAAATATTTTCATCATGTAAGACTGAATAAAAAGTTGCGCTTCAGCAACCCCTACTCTTTCATGGCACGTGATAAAAGTGTGATTGAAGACGCCTATGCAGGAGACGTGGTGGGTTTGTTTGATACCGGCAACTTTAAAATCGGTGACACCCTAACGGAAGGAGAAGAGTTCTACTTCACCGGTATTCCTTCGTTCTCTCCGGAAATCTTTAAGGAAGTGGTGAATAAGGACCCGCTAAAAACTAAACAGCTGGAAAGAGGGTTGCTACAACTTACGGACGAGGGTGTGGCACAGTTATTTACCCAGTTTGGAGGTACTAAGAAAATCATTGGATGTGTAGGAGAACTACAATTTGAGGTGATTCAATACCGTTTGCTGCATGAATATGGAGCTTCTGTAGAGTTCAGAGCGCTCCCCTTCTATAAAGCCTGTTGGATTACAAGTAAAGATCCTAAAAAACTGGATGACTTTACTAAGTTTAAACAAGCCAATGTTGCAGAAGATAAAGATGGAGCGTTGGTGTATCTGGCACAAAGCGAATGGTTCTTGAATACCGAAATCACCAATAATCCGGACATTGAGTTTCACTTTTCAAGTGAAATACATAAAACCGGTCCTAACTTTTAG
- the COQ3_2 gene encoding Ubiquinone biosynthesis O-methyltransferase, mitochondrial: MKCRICLQEGDFKQLKLREMMFGFRDNFDYFECGNCGCIQIAKIPANIEKYYPSNYYSYTAADVPVKRSFIRRIHFEYHSFGKHRLLGGLLALKFKASKFYTWLKELQLSNKNESILDVGCGNGQLLKRIYRLGFNDLTGIDPFMDKDVIYNPQLRLLKKDIFDIQGQFDVIMMHHSLEHMDHQNEVIGKAASLLSEKGRLLIRIPIVSKPLMEKYGINVVSLDPPRHFYIHSLKSITHLIQQNNLSIYKTVFDADPFSILGSEQYSRDISNVNDDRSYIQNPQNSIFTQEDLQRFQQEIDQYNQAGESDSVALYIRKAQV; this comes from the coding sequence ATGAAGTGCCGCATCTGTTTACAGGAAGGAGATTTCAAACAATTGAAGCTACGAGAAATGATGTTCGGATTTAGAGATAACTTTGACTATTTCGAATGTGGCAATTGTGGTTGTATTCAAATAGCTAAGATTCCTGCTAATATTGAAAAATACTACCCCTCGAACTATTATTCCTACACTGCAGCTGATGTACCCGTAAAGCGCAGCTTCATAAGACGGATACATTTCGAATATCACAGTTTTGGTAAACATCGACTGCTGGGAGGTTTGCTGGCACTAAAATTCAAGGCTTCCAAATTTTACACATGGCTGAAGGAACTACAGCTATCGAACAAAAATGAAAGCATTTTGGATGTTGGATGTGGCAACGGCCAGCTGTTAAAACGTATTTACCGCTTGGGCTTTAATGATCTTACCGGCATCGATCCATTTATGGATAAGGATGTGATATACAATCCACAGTTGCGGTTGCTTAAGAAAGATATATTTGACATTCAAGGCCAGTTTGATGTGATTATGATGCATCACAGCCTAGAACATATGGACCATCAGAACGAAGTCATCGGCAAAGCCGCTTCCCTACTCAGCGAAAAAGGAAGACTCTTAATTAGGATTCCCATCGTAAGTAAACCTCTTATGGAAAAATACGGAATCAACGTGGTTTCGTTGGATCCTCCTCGCCACTTCTATATACACAGCCTAAAAAGCATTACGCATCTTATTCAGCAAAATAATCTTAGCATTTATAAAACTGTTTTTGACGCAGATCCGTTTTCCATATTAGGGAGCGAGCAATATTCAAGAGATATCAGTAATGTAAACGACGATAGGAGCTATATTCAAAATCCTCAAAACAGCATCTTCACCCAGGAAGACCTACAGCGTTTTCAACAAGAAATTGATCAATATAATCAGGCAGGAGAAAGCGATTCGGTGGCGTTGTATATTCGGAAAGCGCAGGTTTAA
- the araA gene encoding L-arabinose isomerase, with protein sequence MTDLKQLEVWFATGSQNLYGEQTLIEVDQHSKEIAGYINDHSSIPVTVVYKGTLKSTEEVFAFCAEANHNESCIGVITWMHTFSPAKMWINGLRILHKPLLHFHTQYNRDIPWSDIDMDFMNTNQSAHGDREFGFMVSRMRKRRKVVVGHWKDDQAIERIAAWARAAAGWHDWQGARFVRFGDNMRYVAVTEGDKVEAEMRFGYSVNTHGIGDLVKVINEVSDAEVQALVKEYFDTYEVMDVLQEGKSHHESLQVAARIELGLKHFLEDGGYKGFSDTFEDLHGMRQLPGIGAQRMMAAGYGFAGEGDWKTAALVRAMKVMATGLPGGNSFMEDYTYHFDPQNALVLGAHMLEICPSIASGKASVEVHPLGIGGKEDPVRLVFNAKGGAALNASIVDMGNRFRLLVNEVEALEPQHDLPKLPVARVLWRPYPDMNTGCAAWILAGGAHHTCYSQNLTAEHLEDFADMAGIEFTLIGKNTDLYHFKNELRWSEVYYQLNKS encoded by the coding sequence ATGACAGATTTAAAGCAACTGGAAGTGTGGTTTGCAACCGGTAGTCAGAACCTTTATGGGGAGCAAACCCTAATTGAAGTAGATCAGCATTCAAAAGAAATAGCAGGTTATATTAACGACCATAGCAGCATTCCGGTAACGGTTGTATATAAAGGGACCTTGAAGTCTACCGAAGAGGTTTTTGCTTTTTGTGCGGAAGCTAATCATAATGAAAGTTGTATTGGGGTGATTACTTGGATGCATACATTTTCTCCGGCGAAAATGTGGATTAACGGCTTGCGTATTTTGCATAAGCCTTTGCTCCATTTTCATACACAGTACAATCGCGATATACCATGGAGTGATATCGATATGGACTTCATGAATACCAACCAGTCTGCCCATGGCGACAGAGAGTTTGGATTCATGGTAAGTCGTATGCGCAAGCGTCGCAAGGTAGTAGTAGGGCACTGGAAAGATGATCAAGCTATTGAGCGTATTGCTGCATGGGCTAGAGCCGCAGCCGGCTGGCACGATTGGCAGGGTGCAAGATTTGTACGCTTTGGCGATAACATGCGTTACGTAGCAGTAACCGAAGGTGATAAAGTGGAGGCCGAAATGCGTTTTGGTTATAGTGTAAATACACACGGCATAGGTGATTTGGTAAAAGTGATTAATGAAGTGTCTGATGCAGAAGTGCAGGCTCTTGTGAAAGAGTATTTCGACACTTATGAGGTAATGGATGTGTTGCAGGAAGGTAAATCGCACCACGAATCGCTGCAGGTGGCCGCTCGAATTGAACTGGGGCTAAAGCATTTCTTGGAAGACGGAGGCTATAAGGGCTTCAGCGATACTTTTGAAGACTTACACGGTATGCGTCAGCTGCCGGGCATCGGAGCCCAGCGCATGATGGCAGCCGGATATGGTTTTGCGGGAGAAGGTGACTGGAAAACGGCAGCGCTGGTACGCGCTATGAAAGTAATGGCTACAGGACTGCCGGGAGGTAACAGTTTTATGGAAGATTATACCTACCATTTTGATCCGCAGAACGCTCTTGTGTTGGGTGCGCACATGTTGGAGATCTGCCCCTCCATTGCTAGTGGCAAAGCTAGTGTAGAAGTGCACCCTCTGGGTATTGGTGGCAAGGAAGATCCGGTGCGTCTTGTATTCAATGCAAAAGGAGGGGCTGCGTTAAATGCATCCATTGTGGATATGGGTAACAGATTTAGATTGTTGGTGAATGAAGTAGAAGCGCTTGAGCCCCAGCACGATTTACCCAAGCTGCCTGTAGCCCGTGTATTATGGCGTCCTTATCCTGATATGAATACAGGTTGTGCGGCATGGATATTGGCAGGGGGCGCGCATCATACCTGTTACTCACAAAACCTCACGGCTGAGCATCTGGAAGACTTTGCTGATATGGCCGGCATTGAGTTTACACTTATCGGCAAAAACACAGACCTCTACCATTTCAAGAACGAATTGAGGTGGAGCGAGGTATATTATCAGCTTAATAAATCTTAA
- the purB gene encoding Adenylosuccinate lyase produces MSLTAISPIDGRYSKQIENLKEYFSEYALIKYRVIVEIEYLFLLADKKFLKLTPAAKRHLRDVMENFSVENAEAIKEIEKVTNHDVKAVEYFLKKELDKTDCKDAKEWVHFGLTSQDINNTAIPLLWKNSMEYELLPAYANLKNHLHKLAKQWRDVPMLAKTHGQPASPTRLGKEIMVFVERMENQILQMSHIPVCAKFGGATGNFNAHHVAYPKTDWIKFGNHFVEKILGLQRLQFTTQIEHYDNLAAHFDAIKRINNILIDFCRDMWTYISMEYFKQKIKAGEVGSSAMPHKVNPIDFENAEGNLGIANSLLEHLSAKLPISRLQRDLTDSTVLRNIGVPIAHTIIAVKSIERGLNKLVLNEAALNEDLNNNWAVVAEAIQTILRREQYPNPYEALKELTRGKYGITKKALHKFISSLKIPAAVKEELKKITPHNYTGVVAKY; encoded by the coding sequence ATGTCATTAACAGCCATTTCGCCGATTGACGGTCGTTATAGTAAGCAGATTGAGAATCTGAAGGAATATTTTAGTGAGTATGCCCTTATTAAGTACAGAGTAATTGTAGAAATAGAATATCTTTTTCTGCTGGCAGATAAGAAGTTTCTGAAACTTACACCTGCCGCCAAAAGGCATCTGCGGGATGTGATGGAGAACTTCAGTGTGGAAAATGCAGAAGCTATTAAAGAAATAGAAAAAGTTACTAATCACGACGTAAAAGCTGTTGAATACTTCCTCAAAAAAGAACTGGATAAAACAGATTGCAAGGATGCCAAGGAGTGGGTGCATTTTGGTCTTACTTCACAAGACATCAATAATACTGCCATTCCGCTGCTTTGGAAAAACAGCATGGAATATGAATTGCTTCCGGCTTATGCTAACCTAAAAAATCATCTACATAAGCTGGCTAAGCAGTGGCGCGATGTGCCGATGTTGGCTAAAACTCATGGTCAGCCGGCCTCCCCCACCAGATTGGGTAAAGAAATCATGGTTTTTGTAGAAAGAATGGAAAATCAGATTCTGCAAATGTCTCACATACCCGTGTGTGCAAAATTCGGAGGTGCCACTGGAAATTTCAATGCCCACCATGTAGCTTATCCCAAAACCGACTGGATTAAGTTCGGAAATCATTTTGTAGAAAAAATACTGGGACTGCAAAGATTGCAGTTTACCACTCAGATTGAACATTACGATAATTTGGCGGCACATTTCGACGCTATTAAGCGCATTAATAATATTCTTATAGATTTTTGTAGAGACATGTGGACCTACATCAGCATGGAGTACTTTAAACAAAAAATCAAAGCCGGTGAAGTAGGTTCATCCGCCATGCCTCATAAAGTGAATCCTATCGATTTCGAAAATGCAGAGGGCAATTTGGGTATAGCGAATTCGCTGTTAGAACATTTATCTGCCAAGTTGCCTATCAGTCGTTTGCAACGCGACTTAACAGATAGTACTGTTTTGAGAAATATTGGGGTGCCTATAGCACATACCATCATTGCTGTGAAAAGCATTGAACGCGGGTTGAACAAATTAGTATTGAATGAAGCCGCACTGAACGAAGACTTGAATAATAACTGGGCGGTAGTGGCAGAGGCAATACAAACCATCTTGCGCAGGGAGCAGTATCCCAATCCTTACGAAGCTTTAAAGGAACTGACAAGAGGTAAGTACGGCATTACTAAAAAGGCCCTACACAAATTCATTAGTTCGCTGAAAATACCTGCAGCTGTTAAGGAGGAGCTAAAAAAGATAACGCCTCATAATTACACAGGGGTAGTTGCCAAGTATTAG
- the araB gene encoding Ribulokinase, with protein MSHDAFVIGVDYGSDSVRSVILDTRNGNEIATSVFEYPRWKDGLYCNPDANQFRQHPLDYIEGLIYTVKDCIEKAGGNVAKYIKGISVDTTGSTPVAVDHTGTPLALTPGFEENPNAMFVLWKDHTSIREAEEINQHAQKFETNYLKYVGGIYSSEWFWAKLLHVFREDEKVRNATASWVEHCDWIPFLLTGGKDVKEIKRGVCSAGHKGIWSEEFGGFPPNEFFASLDPLLDGFTSKLPRDTYTADKPAGNLSAEWAEKLGLNTDVVVGIGAFDAHMGAVGGQIEPYFLSKVMGTSTCDMLVVPQDEFGDKLVRGICGQVPGSIIPGMMGLEAGQSAFGDIYAWFKNLIAWPLRFVEDNTLRKSIESRIIKELSEAASQLPLNEEDELAVDWLNGRRTPDANQKLKGAIAGLNLGSNAPAVFKALVEASCFGARAIVDRFNAEGVPVKGLIGVGGVAKKSPYVMQVMADVMNMPIKIHKSEQTCAAGAAMFAATVAGLYPNVNEAMNAMGQGFDAEYRPIPEHTAYYAKRMKEYEAFGKFIETSLSA; from the coding sequence ATGTCTCACGATGCTTTTGTAATTGGAGTGGATTATGGGTCAGATTCGGTTCGTTCGGTGATTCTGGATACCCGTAATGGAAATGAAATCGCAACATCGGTATTTGAATATCCCCGTTGGAAGGACGGATTATATTGTAATCCGGATGCCAATCAGTTTCGTCAGCATCCGCTGGATTATATTGAGGGCCTGATATATACCGTGAAGGACTGTATTGAAAAAGCCGGAGGAAATGTTGCAAAATATATTAAGGGCATCTCTGTAGACACAACTGGTTCCACACCTGTAGCCGTCGATCATACAGGAACACCGTTGGCCCTCACGCCGGGTTTTGAGGAAAACCCTAACGCGATGTTTGTATTATGGAAGGATCACACTTCCATCAGGGAGGCTGAAGAAATCAATCAGCACGCTCAAAAATTCGAAACCAATTATCTCAAATATGTAGGAGGCATCTACTCCAGTGAGTGGTTCTGGGCAAAACTGCTGCATGTATTTCGTGAGGATGAAAAGGTGCGAAATGCAACCGCAAGCTGGGTAGAGCATTGCGATTGGATACCTTTTTTACTAACCGGAGGAAAGGATGTAAAAGAAATTAAGCGAGGAGTATGTTCTGCTGGACATAAAGGTATCTGGTCCGAGGAGTTTGGAGGGTTTCCTCCTAATGAATTTTTTGCTTCTCTAGATCCGTTGCTAGATGGGTTTACATCCAAACTTCCTCGAGACACCTATACTGCAGATAAGCCTGCGGGAAACCTGTCCGCAGAATGGGCAGAAAAGCTGGGATTGAATACCGATGTAGTAGTGGGTATTGGTGCTTTTGATGCGCATATGGGTGCTGTAGGAGGACAGATAGAGCCCTATTTCTTAAGTAAAGTGATGGGGACCTCTACCTGCGATATGTTGGTAGTACCTCAGGATGAGTTTGGAGATAAGCTTGTTCGTGGTATTTGTGGACAGGTTCCGGGATCTATCATTCCCGGAATGATGGGATTGGAAGCTGGCCAAAGCGCTTTTGGTGATATTTATGCATGGTTTAAGAATCTGATTGCATGGCCGCTTCGTTTTGTGGAGGATAATACGCTTAGAAAATCTATCGAATCTCGCATTATAAAAGAGCTTTCTGAAGCCGCTTCCCAACTGCCTTTGAATGAAGAAGACGAACTAGCTGTTGATTGGCTGAACGGAAGACGCACGCCCGATGCTAATCAAAAGTTGAAAGGGGCTATCGCCGGTTTAAATCTGGGTAGTAATGCTCCGGCCGTTTTTAAAGCCCTCGTGGAAGCAAGTTGTTTTGGTGCACGAGCCATTGTAGACCGATTTAATGCCGAAGGCGTTCCGGTGAAAGGATTGATTGGAGTGGGGGGAGTAGCTAAGAAATCGCCTTATGTGATGCAGGTGATGGCTGATGTTATGAACATGCCTATCAAAATTCACAAGTCGGAACAAACCTGTGCTGCAGGAGCAGCCATGTTTGCTGCTACGGTCGCCGGCCTGTATCCGAATGTGAATGAAGCTATGAATGCTATGGGGCAAGGCTTTGATGCCGAGTATCGTCCTATTCCAGAGCATACAGCATACTATGCTAAGCGTATGAAGGAATATGAGGCGTTTGGAAAATTTATAGAAACATCGCTAAGTGCATAG
- the ulaF gene encoding L-ribulose-5-phosphate 4-epimerase UlaF — translation MNYRYIREAAYEANMQLPKLGLVLFTFGNVSEADRDKGVFAIKPSGVPYEQLSPEKMVIVDFDGNKVEGSLNPSSDTLTHAVLYKHWEEIGGIVHTHSTYATAWAQSQRDIPIFGTTHADYNTVDIPCAPPMSDEMIQGNYEYETGFQIINCFKERGLDYKEVEMILVGNHAPFTWGKNATKAVHNSAVLEQIAKMAFLTEQINPNAPRLKDALIKKHYERKHGPDSYYGQSDYH, via the coding sequence ATGAACTACAGATATATTCGTGAAGCTGCATACGAAGCCAATATGCAGCTACCCAAATTGGGATTGGTGTTGTTTACTTTTGGTAATGTAAGTGAGGCGGACCGCGATAAAGGTGTGTTTGCCATTAAGCCTAGTGGAGTGCCATATGAACAGCTCTCTCCGGAAAAAATGGTTATCGTCGACTTTGACGGAAATAAAGTAGAAGGGTCGTTGAACCCTTCTTCGGACACACTCACGCACGCCGTTTTGTACAAGCATTGGGAAGAGATAGGTGGTATTGTACATACGCACTCTACCTATGCTACAGCCTGGGCGCAATCGCAGCGTGATATTCCCATTTTCGGTACTACGCACGCCGATTATAATACGGTGGATATACCCTGTGCGCCACCCATGAGTGATGAAATGATTCAAGGTAATTACGAGTACGAAACGGGATTTCAAATTATTAACTGTTTTAAGGAAAGAGGACTGGACTACAAGGAAGTTGAAATGATTTTGGTGGGTAATCATGCTCCTTTTACGTGGGGAAAAAATGCCACCAAAGCCGTGCACAATAGTGCTGTATTGGAGCAAATTGCTAAGATGGCTTTCCTTACAGAGCAAATCAATCCTAACGCTCCGCGACTGAAGGATGCCCTCATTAAAAAGCATTATGAACGAAAGCATGGACCTGACAGCTATTACGGACAGTCAGATTATCATTAA